In a genomic window of Streptomyces sp. NBC_01142:
- a CDS encoding DUF6126 family protein, which translates to MRTAVSEHDEEKKFPRGLVIRLFAYLVAGHLFAGFLYLLFLLGGQNQ; encoded by the coding sequence ATGAGGACTGCTGTGTCCGAACACGACGAGGAGAAGAAGTTTCCCCGGGGGCTGGTCATCCGGCTCTTCGCCTATCTGGTGGCGGGCCATCTGTTCGCCGGGTTTCTCTATCTGCTGTTCCTGCTGGGCGGCCAGAACCAGTAG
- a CDS encoding XRE family transcriptional regulator, producing the protein MQSHHGEQSPDPGSPDGGSATTLPEVAPRLRDLRRRRGLTLEAAAQRAGLSPAHLSRLETGHRQPSLPMLLALARTYGTTVAELLGEQAPERRPVIRAGSREPAAADGWTYHQAGGPGRAMQALRLVVPYGAQGDVVRVHPGEEWLYVLAGRLQLTLGETVHELSPGDSAHFDSQTPHRIAAATRDGAELLFVHTLLQSPDLHPHT; encoded by the coding sequence ATGCAGAGCCACCACGGGGAGCAATCCCCCGACCCCGGATCTCCTGACGGAGGGTCGGCCACCACGCTGCCCGAGGTCGCGCCACGTCTGCGCGATCTGCGCCGCCGCCGAGGCCTCACGCTGGAAGCCGCGGCCCAGCGGGCGGGGCTCTCCCCCGCCCATCTCTCGCGGCTCGAGACGGGCCACCGCCAGCCGTCGCTGCCGATGCTGCTCGCACTCGCCAGGACCTACGGTACGACCGTCGCCGAGCTGCTCGGTGAGCAGGCGCCCGAGCGCCGGCCCGTCATCCGGGCCGGAAGCCGGGAGCCGGCCGCGGCCGACGGCTGGACCTACCACCAGGCCGGTGGACCCGGGCGGGCGATGCAGGCGCTGCGGCTGGTGGTTCCGTACGGCGCCCAGGGCGATGTGGTGCGGGTGCATCCCGGCGAGGAGTGGCTGTATGTCCTCGCCGGACGGCTGCAGCTCACCTTGGGGGAGACGGTGCACGAGCTGTCCCCCGGAGACAGCGCGCACTTCGACTCACAGACCCCGCACCGCATCGCGGCGGCCACGCGCGACGGGGCCGAGCTGCTGTTCGTTCACACGCTGCTGCAGAGCCCCGACCTCCACCCGCACACCTGA
- a CDS encoding GH36 C-terminal domain-containing protein, giving the protein MRKRGIDPSAAYECLDTKAVHRGAVLLHHGLHTGLKGDMDATVIRLRRR; this is encoded by the coding sequence ATTAGGAAGCGCGGAATCGATCCCTCGGCGGCGTACGAATGCCTGGACACCAAAGCCGTCCACCGCGGAGCCGTACTGCTGCACCACGGACTGCACACCGGGCTGAAAGGTGACATGGACGCCACCGTGATCCGGCTGCGGCGCCGCTGA
- a CDS encoding aspartate aminotransferase family protein encodes MTVPPKGFDLARLLAERGAERYELHTRHLNHQLPRMLHTIGFDKVYERAEGAHFWDAEGNDYLDMLAGFGVMGLGRHHPVVRKALHDVLDASLADLTRFDCQPLPGLLAEKLLAYSPHLDRVFFGNSGTEAVETALKFARYATGKPRILYCSHAFHGLTAGSLSVNGESGFRDGFAPLLPDTAIELGDLAALERELTRGDVAGFVVEPIQGKGVQATPPGFLYAAQELLHRHQALLIADEVQTGLGRTGDFYAYQYEVGVEPDLVCVAKALSGGYVPVGATLGKDWIFKKVYSSMDRVLVHSASFGSNAQAMAAGLAVLSVLEDEHVVANARVTGELLRSRLAALVDRYELLHEVRGRGLMIGIEFGRPDSIKLRSRWTMLQAARKGLFAQMVVVPLLQKHRILTQVSGDHMEVIKLIPPLTIGERDVERFVEAFTAVMDDAHGGGGLMWDFGKTLVRQAVANR; translated from the coding sequence ATGACCGTGCCGCCCAAGGGCTTCGACCTGGCAAGGCTCCTCGCGGAGCGCGGGGCCGAGCGCTATGAGCTGCATACGCGACATCTCAACCACCAGCTGCCGCGCATGCTGCACACCATCGGATTCGACAAGGTCTACGAACGTGCCGAGGGCGCGCACTTCTGGGACGCCGAGGGCAACGACTACCTCGACATGCTGGCCGGCTTCGGGGTGATGGGGCTCGGCCGGCACCACCCCGTCGTACGCAAGGCACTGCACGACGTCCTCGACGCCTCGCTCGCGGACCTGACGCGCTTCGACTGCCAGCCGCTGCCGGGGCTGCTGGCGGAGAAGCTGCTCGCGTACAGTCCGCACCTGGACCGGGTGTTCTTCGGGAACAGCGGCACGGAGGCGGTCGAGACCGCGCTGAAATTTGCCCGGTACGCGACCGGGAAGCCGAGGATCCTGTACTGCTCGCACGCCTTCCACGGGCTCACCGCCGGATCCCTCTCGGTCAACGGGGAGTCGGGCTTCCGGGACGGATTCGCGCCGCTGCTGCCCGACACGGCGATCGAGCTCGGTGATCTGGCCGCGCTGGAGCGGGAGCTGACGCGCGGCGATGTGGCGGGCTTTGTCGTGGAGCCCATCCAGGGCAAGGGCGTACAGGCGACACCGCCCGGATTCCTGTACGCGGCACAGGAGTTGCTGCACCGGCACCAGGCGCTGCTGATCGCCGACGAGGTGCAGACCGGCCTCGGCAGGACCGGCGACTTCTACGCGTACCAGTACGAGGTGGGGGTCGAGCCCGACCTCGTCTGTGTCGCGAAGGCACTTTCGGGCGGCTACGTACCGGTCGGTGCGACCCTCGGCAAGGACTGGATCTTCAAGAAGGTCTACTCGTCGATGGACCGGGTGCTGGTGCACTCGGCCAGCTTCGGCTCCAACGCCCAGGCGATGGCCGCCGGACTCGCGGTGCTCTCGGTGCTGGAGGACGAGCATGTCGTCGCGAACGCGCGGGTGACGGGCGAGCTGCTGAGGTCACGGCTGGCCGCGCTCGTCGACCGCTATGAGCTGCTGCATGAGGTACGGGGGCGCGGCCTCATGATCGGCATCGAGTTCGGCCGACCGGACTCGATCAAGCTGCGCAGCCGCTGGACCATGCTGCAGGCGGCCCGCAAGGGTCTGTTCGCGCAGATGGTGGTGGTGCCGCTGCTCCAGAAGCACCGCATTCTCACCCAGGTCTCCGGCGACCATATGGAAGTGATCAAGCTGATTCCGCCGCTGACCATCGGCGAGCGGGATGTGGAGCGGTTCGTGGAGGCGTTTACGGCCGTGATGGACGATGCCCACGGTGGTGGCGGGCTGATGTGGGACTTCGGCAAGACACTGGTCAGGCAGGCCGTCGCGAATCGCTGA
- a CDS encoding tyrosine-protein phosphatase has translation MTQQLPQVPSTEPELTGVRNFRDVGGLPTADGRRVRYGRLFRSGHLAHATESDATFLAALGLHTIFDFRNAADQKLEGPDVELPGVRNVNLPLTDPAEGAEFWKMVRDGDLDQLKSILSDGKGAGRMSASYRTIIKHRTAEHSSVLHALAEDSVPALMHCAAGKDRAGLSIAVSLLAVGVERDAIEADYLKSNDPHRRYVVRRNDNSPAGMSPEVMELLSPLFDARAEYLAAAFETIEQTWGTTERYLTEGLKVSPQTRERLRERLLDEV, from the coding sequence GTGACGCAGCAGCTGCCGCAGGTCCCGTCGACAGAGCCCGAGCTGACCGGAGTTCGCAACTTCCGTGACGTGGGCGGTCTGCCGACTGCGGACGGCCGGCGGGTGCGGTACGGCAGGCTCTTCCGCAGTGGCCATCTCGCGCACGCGACCGAGAGCGACGCCACGTTCCTCGCCGCCCTCGGCCTGCACACCATCTTCGACTTCCGCAATGCCGCCGACCAGAAGCTGGAAGGGCCCGACGTCGAGCTGCCCGGCGTACGGAATGTGAACCTGCCGCTCACCGATCCGGCGGAGGGCGCCGAGTTCTGGAAGATGGTCCGGGACGGCGATCTCGACCAGCTGAAGTCGATACTGTCGGACGGCAAGGGGGCCGGCCGGATGTCGGCGTCGTACCGGACGATCATCAAGCACCGCACCGCCGAGCACAGCAGCGTCCTGCACGCCCTCGCCGAGGACAGCGTCCCGGCGCTGATGCACTGCGCGGCCGGCAAGGACCGCGCGGGGCTTTCCATCGCGGTGTCCCTGCTCGCGGTCGGCGTCGAGCGCGACGCCATCGAGGCGGACTATCTCAAGTCCAATGACCCGCACCGCCGTTACGTGGTCCGCCGCAACGACAACTCCCCGGCGGGGATGTCACCCGAAGTGATGGAGTTGCTGAGCCCGCTCTTCGACGCGCGTGCCGAGTACCTGGCCGCGGCCTTCGAGACGATCGAACAGACCTGGGGCACCACCGAGCGCTACCTCACCGAGGGCCTGAAGGTCAGCCCGCAGACCCGCGAGCGGCTGCGCGAGCGCCTTCTCGACGAGGTGTGA
- a CDS encoding alpha-galactosidase yields MIESVGNGRMWVLSGSASSYAFCLTGADELLHLHWGPRIRGVDAEALAAQGPPPYWPFESQLDGHEEYPVEGGPRFVRPSLSVRTETVRGTEWTFGDAVVDGDELRLRFTDAAHGLGLTLHHRMRADADVIERWVTVAHEGDGPALELLRADAAAWTLPRRDRWRLSQLHGRWAAESLLVRSELTYGEKVLSSRRGHTGHQHLPWVALDPDGATEERGEVYGCALGWSGSWRIAVQQLPDGLVQITGGAGYDDSGLLRLAPGESYTSPVFAGLWSEGGFGGASRAWHAWQLAHVIPDARAGRPVLYNSWEATGFDISEEQQRELARRAAAMGVELFVVDDAWFGQRTSDRAGLGDWTPSAERFPRGLTPLVGEVHALGMQFGIWVEPEMVNADSELYRAHPDWVQHHPGRARTEFRNQLVLNLAREDVQVYLWEQLDGLLSSAPIDYVKWDFNRCFTDAGWPGEEYPQKLWVAHVHGLYALLDRLRAAHPGVAFESCSGGGGRIDLGILSRTDQVWTSDNTDPLDRLAIQDGFTQLHPARVMAAWVTDSPNLQLNGRVSTLRFRFVSAMAGVLGVGGDLAEWSEEELAEARGWVDLYKKIRPLVQHGELHRLRAPEGGLSAVQYLLGDETVVLAWLQAQHYGEQPPRLRLLYLLDRVGPPIRRVRTPRGVGCGYQAAADGGFPRFAARRPTTTRPPIRKCEQVAE; encoded by the coding sequence ATGATTGAGAGCGTTGGCAACGGTCGTATGTGGGTTCTCTCCGGATCCGCAAGCAGTTATGCCTTTTGTCTTACAGGTGCCGACGAGCTACTGCATCTTCACTGGGGTCCACGGATCCGCGGGGTTGACGCGGAGGCGCTCGCGGCCCAGGGCCCGCCGCCCTACTGGCCGTTCGAGTCGCAGCTCGACGGGCACGAGGAGTATCCGGTCGAGGGCGGGCCGCGCTTTGTCAGGCCGTCCCTGTCCGTCCGTACGGAGACGGTCCGCGGCACCGAGTGGACCTTCGGCGACGCCGTGGTGGACGGCGACGAGCTGCGGCTCCGCTTCACCGACGCCGCGCACGGCCTCGGCCTCACCCTGCACCACCGGATGCGCGCCGACGCCGATGTCATCGAGCGCTGGGTCACCGTCGCCCATGAAGGGGACGGTCCCGCCCTGGAGCTGCTGCGCGCCGATGCCGCCGCATGGACGCTGCCCCGGCGCGATCGCTGGCGGCTGAGCCAGCTGCACGGCCGGTGGGCGGCCGAGTCCCTGCTCGTACGGTCGGAGCTGACCTACGGCGAGAAGGTGCTGAGCAGCCGTCGCGGGCACACCGGACACCAGCATCTGCCCTGGGTCGCGCTGGACCCGGACGGAGCCACGGAGGAGCGGGGCGAGGTCTACGGCTGCGCCCTGGGCTGGTCCGGATCGTGGCGGATCGCCGTACAGCAGCTGCCCGACGGACTGGTGCAGATCACCGGCGGAGCCGGCTACGACGACTCCGGGCTGCTGCGCCTCGCGCCCGGTGAGTCGTACACCTCACCCGTCTTTGCCGGGCTGTGGAGCGAAGGAGGCTTCGGCGGGGCCAGCCGGGCCTGGCACGCCTGGCAGCTGGCCCATGTGATCCCGGACGCCCGGGCCGGGCGGCCGGTGCTCTACAATTCCTGGGAGGCCACCGGCTTCGACATCTCCGAGGAGCAGCAGCGGGAACTCGCCCGGCGGGCCGCGGCCATGGGCGTCGAGCTCTTCGTGGTGGACGACGCCTGGTTCGGGCAGCGGACCAGCGACCGAGCCGGACTCGGCGACTGGACCCCCAGTGCCGAGCGTTTCCCGCGCGGCCTCACGCCGCTCGTCGGCGAAGTGCACGCGCTGGGGATGCAGTTCGGGATCTGGGTCGAGCCGGAGATGGTCAACGCCGACAGTGAGCTGTACCGCGCCCACCCGGACTGGGTGCAGCACCATCCGGGGCGGGCGCGGACCGAGTTCCGCAACCAGCTCGTGCTGAACCTTGCCCGCGAGGACGTACAGGTCTACCTCTGGGAGCAGTTGGACGGGCTGCTGAGCAGCGCGCCCATCGACTATGTGAAATGGGACTTCAACCGCTGCTTCACGGACGCCGGCTGGCCCGGCGAGGAGTATCCGCAGAAGCTGTGGGTCGCGCATGTGCATGGGCTGTACGCGCTGCTGGACCGGCTGCGGGCCGCGCATCCCGGTGTCGCCTTCGAATCCTGCTCGGGCGGCGGCGGCCGGATCGACCTCGGGATCCTCTCCCGGACCGACCAGGTGTGGACCTCCGACAACACCGATCCGCTGGACCGGCTCGCCATCCAGGACGGCTTCACGCAGCTGCACCCGGCCCGGGTCATGGCGGCATGGGTCACCGACAGTCCCAACCTCCAGCTCAATGGCCGCGTCAGCACCCTGCGATTCCGCTTTGTCAGCGCGATGGCAGGAGTGCTCGGGGTCGGCGGCGATCTTGCGGAGTGGAGCGAGGAGGAGCTCGCCGAGGCGCGCGGCTGGGTGGATCTCTACAAGAAGATCAGGCCCCTCGTTCAGCACGGCGAGCTGCACCGGCTGCGGGCGCCCGAGGGCGGGCTCAGTGCCGTGCAGTACCTGCTCGGGGACGAGACCGTGGTTCTGGCCTGGCTCCAGGCGCAGCACTACGGAGAGCAGCCGCCGAGGCTCAGGCTGCTCTACCTTCTTGATCGGGTTGGTCCTCCCATTCGTAGGGTGAGGACACCCAGGGGTGTCGGGTGTGGCTATCAGGCTGCTGCCGACGGTGGCTTCCCTCGCTTCGCCGCCCGGCGCCCCACGACGACTCGGCCGCCGATTAGGAAGTGCGAACAAGTCGCTGAGTAG
- a CDS encoding IS110 family transposase produces MSRIWVGIDSGKGHHHGLAMDADSKTLLSRRVANDEPELLKLIGDVLDLADGRQVTWAIDMTGGEPALLLALLVSHGQEVLYIPGRLVNRASDGYRGEGKTDARDAYVIADQARMRRDLRPIRPGDEAAIELKLLTGRRADLVEDRTRVVNRLRGTLMSMFPALERALDVTNAGPLKLLTGYQTPAAIRRTGTSRLTKWLANRKVRNARALAEAAVGAAERQHTSIPGEKTIARLVHTLAEEVMTLNEQISEMDKLIEGRFREHELADIVQSVPGIGTVLGAEFLAAIGGSLDEFDSPDALAAFAGVAPAPRDSGKVSGNLHRPMAYHRRLQRVFYTSALVSIRCDPNSRKFYDRKRAEGKKHVQAVLALARRRVNVLWALIRDRRCYQVAPPVTPAA; encoded by the coding sequence ATGAGCCGGATATGGGTGGGCATCGACAGCGGCAAGGGCCATCATCACGGCCTTGCGATGGACGCCGACAGCAAGACATTGCTCTCGCGGCGGGTCGCCAACGACGAGCCCGAGCTGCTGAAGCTGATCGGTGACGTCCTCGACCTGGCCGACGGCCGTCAGGTCACCTGGGCCATCGACATGACCGGGGGCGAGCCCGCGCTGCTGCTGGCCCTGCTGGTCAGCCACGGCCAGGAGGTCCTCTACATCCCCGGCCGCCTGGTCAACCGGGCCTCCGACGGCTACCGCGGTGAGGGCAAGACCGATGCCCGCGACGCCTACGTGATCGCCGACCAGGCCAGGATGCGCCGCGACCTGCGGCCCATCCGCCCCGGCGACGAAGCCGCCATCGAGCTCAAGCTGCTGACTGGACGCCGTGCCGACCTTGTCGAGGACCGCACCCGCGTGGTCAACCGCCTTCGCGGCACCCTGATGAGCATGTTCCCGGCCCTGGAACGGGCCCTGGACGTGACCAACGCCGGACCGCTCAAGCTGCTGACGGGCTACCAGACCCCGGCCGCGATCCGCCGCACCGGCACCTCGCGGCTGACCAAGTGGCTGGCCAACCGCAAGGTCCGTAACGCGAGGGCCCTGGCCGAGGCGGCGGTCGGGGCCGCCGAGCGCCAGCACACCTCGATCCCAGGGGAGAAGACCATCGCCAGGCTGGTCCACACCCTGGCCGAGGAGGTGATGACCCTCAACGAGCAGATCTCCGAGATGGACAAGCTCATCGAGGGCCGGTTTCGCGAGCACGAACTCGCCGACATAGTCCAAAGTGTTCCGGGCATCGGCACCGTGCTCGGTGCGGAGTTCCTCGCCGCCATCGGCGGCAGCCTCGACGAGTTCGACTCCCCGGACGCCCTGGCGGCCTTCGCCGGTGTCGCTCCCGCGCCGCGTGACTCGGGCAAGGTCAGCGGCAATCTCCACCGGCCCATGGCATACCACCGGCGATTGCAGCGGGTGTTCTACACCTCCGCGCTGGTCAGCATCCGATGCGATCCCAACTCCCGGAAGTTCTACGACCGCAAACGCGCCGAGGGGAAGAAACACGTCCAGGCCGTGCTCGCCCTCGCCCGCCGACGCGTCAACGTCCTATGGGCCCTGATCCGCGACCGACGGTGCTACCAGGTCGCACCCCCAGTGACACCGGCTGCTTGA